The Thermococcus sp. 21S9 genomic sequence TCAGCTTTTCAAAAAGCTCGAGCTCGGCCCGCTTCAGCTCGCGCAGGCCGAGCAAATACTCCAAGTGCTTTTCCACATCACCGCGCCAGGCCGGCATTGAAATCCAACTGTGGAGCTTCGCCCTCCAGCCGCCCCTCTTGAGCGTCTCGATGTGCATTTCAATGTCCATGAGCTGTTCCTCCACGAGGCGCCAGGGGCGGAATATTGCGTCATAAAGAAAACTAATGAAATACAGGGTAATGAGCCCGATGAGTGAGAGTCCAATCGCGTGGTTAATGAGTTCCACATTCATTTTCCACCCTCCAGCACGGCTTTTAGGTCGTCAACAACCGCAGAATACCACTCGTCGGCTAGGATCTCGAGGTTCAGGTAGTGTTTTTCGAGAACCCCACGCTCGGCGCGGCCCTGAATGAAGTTGATGACTTCAAAGGGGCACCCTTGCCTTGCTAGGAACGTCGCAAACCACTCCCGCACCGCCGAGGCCGAAAACTGGACGCTCTTCTCAGTGTTTCTGACGGCACGAAGCTTGACGCGGAGCCTGTTCTTCACGTGCTCGTAGTCGAGAGGAAGCTGCTCAAGTTCTGAAAGCGCGAAGTCGCGAGGCAGGTAAGCATAGAAAGCCTTTTTCTGGCCTTTATGGCGGTGTAGCGGGTATTTTGCTATGTTCTTATGCTCAGGTGGCAAAATTAGCTTCGCAGGGTCATACTCATTGAAGAGCTCGACCACGGCCCTAAGCCGCAGGCCGGAATAGACGAGGGCTTTGTAGATAGCCGCGAGAATGGCGTCTTTCTGCTCATAGTACTCCAGAGCGGCCCTAATCTGCTCGTCTGAAACATTCACCTTCCGCGGCTGGACGGGCTTGGTCCAGATGATTTCCTTCAGATCCAGATGCTGCTCGCGGGTTATTACTCCCCTGCTCTTGAGGAAGTTCACAAAACTCCTGAGGGCCTTCGTGATGTGCCTCTTATATTCTACTGACATTAGCGCCTCCTGAAGATCCTCGTAGCTTTGGATTGTGTATGTTGAGAAAAACTTCTCAAGGGTGGCAGGGTAACGGCGCTTCGTTTCCTCTGTGGCAACTCTAAGGGAGAGCCATTTCTGGTAAGCCTCTTTGTGAAGAGACCAAAGCGTATTCAGCGGCATTTGGGAGGAGGACTGTAGCTTTCGAGCCCGCGCCCCGGGTTCAAATCCCGGCCGGGGCACCATAATCGCACTTCTCTCAACTCCACGCCCTTCTATCGTTGAGAGCCGCTCTAAAACGGCATCTTCAATGAAACGAGACCTGTTATAAGTCGCGCTGTCCAGGAGTTTGAGGACCTCTGGATCCAAAGTAATATGCACTGGAATTCTACGCCTTCTCGGCCTTCTTTGGGGCATATAAAGCACTCTCCAAGGTTCGTTTTGTGTGGCCACACATGGCCACATGTGGCTACACTGGAAAATTTGGTGCCCCATTGTTATAGCCATTGCGGTCATGAGGCTCACCAGATTTCCTCGACTTTCCCCATCTTGAAAAGCCAGAGTTTGCCGAGGTATTCCATTCTGTCAGTGAACTTCTTCGAGAGAATGTACGTGTGGTAAGCTCCTCTGCTGATGAAGCCAAGAGCCTCAAGCCTCTTGATGACGCGGAAGTAAAGATAATGCTTTTCGGGTGGGAAGAGGTCCTTGTACTCGTCCCAACCCATGCGCCCGTTCTTCTTGATGTACTCGACAATCTCCTCGGCCATCTTCCTGGCTTCCTCACTTTCAAAAACAACCTCGAAGACATCGCGAGGCTGAACCAGGACAGGCATTTTGATGGT encodes the following:
- a CDS encoding integrase, which produces MTAMAITMGHQIFQCSHMWPCVATQNEPWRVLYMPQRRPRRRRIPVHITLDPEVLKLLDSATYNRSRFIEDAVLERLSTIEGRGVERSAIMVPRPGFEPGARARKLQSSSQMPLNTLWSLHKEAYQKWLSLRVATEETKRRYPATLEKFFSTYTIQSYEDLQEALMSVEYKRHITKALRSFVNFLKSRGVITREQHLDLKEIIWTKPVQPRKVNVSDEQIRAALEYYEQKDAILAAIYKALVYSGLRLRAVVELFNEYDPAKLILPPEHKNIAKYPLHRHKGQKKAFYAYLPRDFALSELEQLPLDYEHVKNRLRVKLRAVRNTEKSVQFSASAVREWFATFLARQGCPFEVINFIQGRAERGVLEKHYLNLEILADEWYSAVVDDLKAVLEGGK